One part of the Proteiniborus sp. DW1 genome encodes these proteins:
- a CDS encoding xanthine dehydrogenase family protein molybdopterin-binding subunit — MKYVGQRLERVDGIKKVTGDLKYVDDMKMPGMLYAAVKRSPYPHANIINIDISKAEKLPGVKAITVGKDFPKRVGLYLADKTFLAVDKVRYRGEAVAAVAAETIEIAEEAVRLIEVEYEELEPVTNALEGMKPGAPLVHPELGSYTHAPIFHTIPGTNISEHFKLRKGNAEDAFKQADYILESEFYVPHIQHCPIENHVAIAKYDRDGSLTVWASCQSPYAVRAALSSAFEIPLNKLRVISPAIGGGFGAKAGTTLEGIVIPLSMRTGRPVKLTYSREDEFANSYVRQAMHSKFKTGVTKDGKIIAMNVEFVWDGGAYTEYGVNIAKSAGFAMAGPYEVPNIHGDSYCVYTNHPVGGPYRGFGMAEIHFCIEQNMDTVANAIGMDPVEFRKLNAHKPGGRTATNAPVYENCGFVECIDTVVKDIDYYTPSEQPSDPRKVRAKGIACGMKAPSMPNNVASSAIIRLNEDGTAYLSVSAQDIGQGSDTTLTQIAAEALSLAPEKITINTGDTANTPYEWQTVASRITFCAGNAVLKAAEDIKKQLIELASIKLSIYPRDLKLENGYVVSTQYPDKKVSYAELALGLTMPDGSGVHGPIIGRGSFIPENVKDFDIETGQGDNPVAFWTYGANAVEIEVDTETGHIKVLKVASCWDVGKVINPTLIEGQIEGAIVQGLGSALFEEIKLDKGKFLNQSFMDYKIPTIGDMPEMIVKFVENEQHDGPFGARGIAEPAMIPSAPAVANALYNALGVRIHQAPLTPERVLKALKEKENN; from the coding sequence ATGAAATATGTAGGTCAAAGACTTGAGAGAGTAGACGGTATCAAGAAAGTAACTGGAGATTTAAAATATGTTGATGACATGAAAATGCCAGGAATGCTTTATGCAGCTGTTAAAAGAAGTCCATACCCACATGCAAATATAATAAATATAGACATAAGCAAAGCTGAAAAATTGCCTGGAGTAAAAGCAATAACAGTAGGAAAGGATTTTCCAAAGAGAGTGGGATTATATCTAGCGGATAAGACATTCCTTGCTGTTGACAAGGTTAGATATAGGGGAGAAGCTGTAGCAGCCGTAGCAGCTGAAACAATAGAAATAGCAGAAGAAGCAGTTAGACTTATAGAAGTAGAATACGAAGAATTAGAGCCAGTAACAAATGCCTTAGAAGGTATGAAGCCAGGAGCACCACTTGTGCATCCAGAACTCGGAAGCTATACACATGCTCCAATATTTCATACGATACCAGGAACAAATATTAGTGAGCATTTTAAGTTGAGAAAGGGTAATGCTGAAGATGCATTTAAACAAGCAGACTATATATTAGAATCTGAGTTTTACGTTCCACACATTCAGCACTGTCCTATAGAAAACCACGTTGCAATAGCTAAGTACGATAGAGATGGTAGTTTGACAGTATGGGCAAGCTGTCAATCTCCATATGCAGTTAGAGCAGCACTATCATCTGCATTTGAAATACCTCTAAACAAGCTAAGAGTCATTTCACCAGCAATAGGTGGAGGATTCGGAGCAAAAGCTGGTACAACACTAGAAGGTATAGTTATACCACTATCTATGAGAACGGGAAGACCTGTTAAGTTAACTTATTCTAGAGAGGATGAGTTTGCTAACTCATATGTAAGACAAGCAATGCACTCAAAATTCAAAACAGGCGTAACTAAAGATGGAAAGATTATTGCTATGAATGTTGAATTCGTTTGGGATGGCGGTGCATATACAGAATATGGTGTGAATATTGCAAAATCAGCAGGGTTTGCAATGGCAGGTCCTTATGAAGTTCCAAATATTCATGGTGATTCGTATTGTGTATATACAAATCACCCAGTAGGAGGTCCATATAGAGGATTTGGAATGGCTGAAATTCACTTCTGTATAGAGCAAAACATGGATACAGTGGCTAATGCAATAGGAATGGATCCAGTAGAATTTAGAAAATTAAATGCACATAAACCAGGTGGAAGAACAGCTACAAATGCACCAGTGTATGAAAATTGTGGATTTGTAGAATGTATAGATACTGTTGTTAAAGATATTGATTATTATACACCATCAGAACAGCCTAGTGATCCAAGGAAGGTTAGAGCAAAGGGTATCGCATGTGGAATGAAGGCTCCATCAATGCCAAATAATGTAGCTTCTTCAGCTATTATCAGATTAAATGAAGATGGGACAGCTTATCTTTCAGTAAGTGCTCAGGATATTGGCCAAGGTTCTGATACTACACTAACACAAATAGCTGCGGAAGCATTGTCATTAGCACCAGAAAAGATAACAATAAATACTGGCGATACAGCAAATACACCTTACGAGTGGCAAACAGTTGCTAGTAGAATTACTTTCTGTGCAGGTAATGCTGTACTAAAGGCAGCAGAAGATATAAAGAAACAGTTAATAGAGCTAGCAAGTATTAAGCTATCAATATATCCTAGAGATTTAAAACTGGAAAACGGGTATGTAGTGTCCACTCAATATCCAGATAAGAAGGTTTCATATGCTGAATTAGCATTAGGTCTTACAATGCCAGATGGTTCGGGAGTTCATGGCCCAATTATAGGAAGAGGCTCATTCATACCAGAGAATGTTAAGGACTTTGATATAGAAACAGGACAAGGAGACAATCCTGTAGCATTTTGGACATATGGAGCAAATGCAGTAGAGATAGAAGTTGATACAGAAACAGGACATATAAAAGTTCTAAAGGTAGCATCATGCTGGGATGTAGGAAAGGTAATCAATCCAACATTAATAGAAGGACAAATCGAAGGCGCTATAGTTCAAGGTCTTGGATCAGCATTATTTGAGGAAATAAAACTAGATAAAGGTAAGTTCTTGAATCAATCATTCATGGACTATAAGATACCAACTATAGGAGATATGCCTGAAATGATAGTTAAATTTGTAGAAAATGAGCAACATGATGGACCATTTGGGGCAAGGGGAATTGCAGAACCTGCAATGATACCATCAGCTCCTGCTGTGGCAAATGCACTATATAATGCACTAGGAGTAAGAATTCATCAAGCACCTTTAACTCCAGAGAGAGTATTGAAAGCCTTAAAGGAAAAAGAGAATAATTAA